The following is a genomic window from Nguyenibacter vanlangensis.
GCTGGACCTGATGCTGAACTATACCTGGACGGTCGCGAAAAATGCCGATACGGGCCAGGAATTGCAGCGCCGGCCGGAACACAAGATCAGCTTCAGCCCCGTCTGGCGCGCCACGCGCGACCTGACGGTCTCGGGCAGCCTGGTGTTCCTGAGCCATTGGCGCGACGTCGATCGCTACGGCATGCAAAGCGATGTCCGCGCCCCCGGCTACGTCACTATCGACATCGCCGCGCGCTATCGCGTCAACCGCCACCTGTCGGTGTTCGCGCGGGCCGACAATCTGCTGAACCGGCAATATGAAAATCCGATCGGCTATCTCCAGCCCGGCCGGGCCGGCTATGGCGGCGTGACGCTGGCCTACTGACATGCGCCTGCCCGCCCGCGCCCTGCTTGCCTCTGTAATGGCCGCCCTGCTGCTGGCGATTCCGGCCATGGCGCGCGCGGGGGCGGCGGCGCGGCACCGGATCGTCTCGCTGAACCTGTGCACCGACCAGATGCTGCTGCTGCTGGTCCCGCCGCAGGACATCGCCGGCCTGTCGCCGCTGGCGCGCGATTGCGCCTATTCGATGTTGTGCGATGCGGCGCGGGCGGTGCCGACGATCCGCCCGACGGCCGAGGCCGTGGTGGCGGCCCGGCCCGACCTGGTGGTCGGCGGAAACTATACGGCGATGACCGCCCTGCTGGCGGCGCGCCAGGCCGGCTTGACGGTGGTGCAGTTCGCGCCGGCCGAGCGGCTGGCGGACATACCGGGCCAGTTCCGCGCGCTGGCCGAGGCGGCCGGCGTGCCCGAACGGGGCGCCGCCCTGGCCGGCGCGTTCGAACGGCGCCTGGCCGCCCGGCCGATCGCCCGGCCGGCCGCGCCCGGGGGCGGCGACCCGGTCGCCGCGCTCTATGCCGCCAACGGCTTCGTGACGGGTACGGGGACATTGGCCGACGATATGCTGGCCCATGCGGGGTTCCGCAACTTCGCCGCCACCATGGGGCATCGTCATGCGGCCTATCTGCCGATCGAGGATCTGATTGCCCGGCCGCCCGACCTGCTGGTGCTGATCCGTTCGGAGACCGGCACCTCGCTGGCGCAGGACCTGTTGGACCATCCGGCGCTGCGCGCGGCCTTTCCCGGCGCGCATCGCCTGTCGCTGCCCGGCCGGCTGTGGCTGTGCGGGCTGCCGCAGACGCTGGATACGCTGGACCGGCTGGCGCAGGCCCGCCAGGCCCTGGAGCATTTCGCCCTGGAGCATGTCGCCGGGGAACGTCCCGCCCCGGAATATTCCGATCCGGCGCAGGAGGCCGGCCGATGATCGATCGCCGCGACCTGCCCTTGCTGGGCGCCTTGGCCGGCGCCGTCCTGGCGTTGCTGCTGCTGTCGCTGGCCTGGGGGGATAGCCGCATCGCCTTCCTGCCGGCGCTGCGCGACCTGCTGGCGGGGCGGCACAGCGCCGGCGCGGTGATCCTGGGCGAGCTGCGCCTGCCGCGGGCCCTGCTGGCGGCGTCGGTCGGCGCCACGCTGGGCCTGTCCGGCGCGGTGCTGCAGGGCTATCTGCGCAATCCGCTGGCCGATCCGGGCATATTGGGGGTATCGGGCGGCGCGGCCCTGGGGTCGGTCCTGGTCTTCTATACCGGGCTGACGGCGGTGTCGGTGCTGATGCTGCCGCTGGGCGGGCTGGCCGGGGCGCTGCTGGCGGTGCTGCTGCTGATGGGCCTGGTGGGGCAGGGCGGGGCGCTGGTCCTGCTGCTGGCCGGGGCCGCGCTGAGCAGCTTCGCCGCCGCGCTGACGGCGCTGGCGCTGAACCTGATGCCCAGCCCCTATGCGTCGTTCGAGATCATGCGCTGGGTCATGGGGTCGCTG
Proteins encoded in this region:
- a CDS encoding iron ABC transporter permease → MIDRRDLPLLGALAGAVLALLLLSLAWGDSRIAFLPALRDLLAGRHSAGAVILGELRLPRALLAASVGATLGLSGAVLQGYLRNPLADPGILGVSGGAALGSVLVFYTGLTAVSVLMLPLGGLAGALLAVLLLMGLVGQGGALVLLLAGAALSSFAAALTALALNLMPSPYASFEIMRWVMGSLTDRTFTHVWVSLPGIIAGWILMMTTARALDALALGDEVAESLGFRLRGARGVQARVILGAALAVGSSVAVSGAIGFVGLIIPHLLRPLTGHQPARLLLPAALGGALLLLVSDAAVRLLSGGTELQIGVVTALMGAPVFFHRVVAMRRGVS
- a CDS encoding ABC transporter substrate-binding protein — translated: MRLPARALLASVMAALLLAIPAMARAGAAARHRIVSLNLCTDQMLLLLVPPQDIAGLSPLARDCAYSMLCDAARAVPTIRPTAEAVVAARPDLVVGGNYTAMTALLAARQAGLTVVQFAPAERLADIPGQFRALAEAAGVPERGAALAGAFERRLAARPIARPAAPGGGDPVAALYAANGFVTGTGTLADDMLAHAGFRNFAATMGHRHAAYLPIEDLIARPPDLLVLIRSETGTSLAQDLLDHPALRAAFPGAHRLSLPGRLWLCGLPQTLDTLDRLAQARQALEHFALEHVAGERPAPEYSDPAQEAGR